A single window of Gossypium arboreum isolate Shixiya-1 chromosome 13, ASM2569848v2, whole genome shotgun sequence DNA harbors:
- the LOC108465336 gene encoding uncharacterized protein LOC108465336 isoform X1 gives MEKDERSQRTCKKIDSELFLQWGNRKRLRCVRVKDSQNTSHKSNATTRRRFNSSTFSHSNYRLTSSQALQSTMTEHQKTLSLEKEDRYYTTRGSAVSLIDENGKVVVDSSSNGDDKKRVVWPKLYMTLSSKEKEEDFMAMKGCKPPQRPRKRAKIIQRSLLLVSPGAWLTDMCQERYEVREKKSYKKRPRGLKAMGSMESYSD, from the exons ATGGAGAAAGATGAGAGGAGCCAAAGAACATGCAAAAAAATAGATTCAGAGCTGTTTTTACAGTGGGGAAACAGAAAAAGGCTAAGATGTGTGAGAGTTAAAGACTCTCAAAATACATCTCATAAATCCAATGCTACAACCCGTAGAAGATTCAATTCCTCTACTTTTTCTCATTCCAATTATCGTCTCACTAG TTCTCAGGCACTCCAGTCGACTATGACTGAGCACCAGAAAACTTTGTCACTGGAGAAGGAAGATCGGTACTACACAACAAGGGGATCAGCGGTGAGTTTAATTGATGAGAATGGGAAGGTAGTAGTGGATAGTAGCAGTAATGGAGATGATAAAAAAAGGGTAGTGTGGCCGAAGCTGTATATGACATTGTCAAGCAAAGAAAAAGAGGAGGATTTTATGGCAATGAAAGGGTGTAAACCTCCTCAAAGACCTAGAAAGAGAGCCAAGATCATTCAAAGGAGCTTACTT TTGGTGAGCCCTGGTGCATGGTTGACTGATATGTGCCAAGAGAGGTATGAAGTAAGGGAAAAGAAGAGTTATAAGAAG AGACCAAGAGGATTGAAGGCCATGGGGAGTATGGAAAGTTATTCAGATTGA
- the LOC108465336 gene encoding uncharacterized protein LOC108465336 isoform X2 — MEKDERSQRTCKKIDSELFLQWGNRKRLRCVRVKDSQNTSHKSNATTRRRFNSSTFSHSNYRLTSSQALQSTMTEHQKTLSLEKEDRYYTTRGSAVSLIDENGKVVVDSSSNGDDKKRVVWPKLYMTLSSKEKEEDFMAMKGCKPPQRPRKRAKIIQRSLLVRGYDPPRILQIHGKTLKILNTQSE, encoded by the exons ATGGAGAAAGATGAGAGGAGCCAAAGAACATGCAAAAAAATAGATTCAGAGCTGTTTTTACAGTGGGGAAACAGAAAAAGGCTAAGATGTGTGAGAGTTAAAGACTCTCAAAATACATCTCATAAATCCAATGCTACAACCCGTAGAAGATTCAATTCCTCTACTTTTTCTCATTCCAATTATCGTCTCACTAG TTCTCAGGCACTCCAGTCGACTATGACTGAGCACCAGAAAACTTTGTCACTGGAGAAGGAAGATCGGTACTACACAACAAGGGGATCAGCGGTGAGTTTAATTGATGAGAATGGGAAGGTAGTAGTGGATAGTAGCAGTAATGGAGATGATAAAAAAAGGGTAGTGTGGCCGAAGCTGTATATGACATTGTCAAGCAAAGAAAAAGAGGAGGATTTTATGGCAATGAAAGGGTGTAAACCTCCTCAAAGACCTAGAAAGAGAGCCAAGATCATTCAAAGGAGCTTACTT GTACGAGGATATGACCCTCCAAGGATTctccaaatacatggaaaaactCTGAAAATATTGAACACTCAGTCTGAGTAA